A stretch of the uncultured Desulfobacter sp. genome encodes the following:
- the pstC gene encoding phosphate ABC transporter permease subunit PstC — translation MTPIHSLLTLGVLSIAGFFIGRSRAFAVCFAQGGPKALHSTPFYYGALTFFWCAVPALIVFSSWYLFQSSIITNLVIADLPDPMRLLPENRLSLVVNDIKNIVDGNIIGGKINPAVQAAANHYKSLEMTAQAALTVIIMIVSVIAIVSVYMKITPKLRARNHVEKVVEILLIACASLAILTTIAIVLSVFYEASRFFMNVPVHKFLFGLDWSPQTAVHAEQIGSSGAFGAVPVIFGTMLVAGIAMCVALPVGLMAAIYMSEYANAKFRSIAKPLLEILGSIPTVVYGFFAVLIVAPAIKNAGDILGVSISSASALAAGVVMGIMLIPFVGSLSDDIISAVPRSLREGALSLGSTQSETIIHIVLPGALPGIVGVVLLAVSRAIGETMIVLMAAGLSAHLTVNPFKAVTTITVQIVSLLVGEQSFDSPKTLAAFALGLFLFVITLILNVVALMVVKKYKTHYE, via the coding sequence ATGACACCGATTCATTCACTTTTAACCCTTGGGGTTCTCAGCATTGCAGGTTTTTTTATAGGTCGCAGCAGAGCTTTTGCTGTCTGTTTTGCTCAGGGCGGCCCAAAAGCACTTCACTCTACGCCCTTCTATTACGGCGCATTGACTTTTTTCTGGTGTGCTGTACCTGCTTTGATCGTTTTTTCGTCCTGGTATCTTTTCCAGTCCAGCATCATCACGAATTTGGTGATTGCCGATCTGCCGGATCCAATGCGCTTGTTACCTGAAAACCGACTCAGTCTCGTTGTCAATGATATTAAAAATATTGTGGATGGCAATATTATAGGCGGTAAAATAAATCCTGCCGTTCAGGCCGCAGCTAATCATTATAAAAGCCTTGAGATGACAGCCCAGGCCGCATTGACTGTTATTATAATGATTGTTTCAGTGATTGCCATTGTAAGTGTATATATGAAAATCACACCAAAACTTCGGGCCAGAAATCACGTAGAAAAGGTTGTTGAAATTCTTCTGATTGCCTGCGCCTCCCTAGCTATATTGACCACCATCGCCATTGTACTTTCCGTGTTTTATGAGGCGAGTCGGTTTTTCATGAATGTGCCGGTACATAAATTTTTATTTGGACTGGATTGGAGCCCCCAGACGGCAGTCCATGCAGAACAGATCGGATCTTCGGGTGCGTTTGGAGCGGTTCCGGTTATTTTCGGCACTATGCTTGTCGCTGGCATTGCCATGTGTGTGGCGCTACCCGTAGGGCTTATGGCGGCAATTTATATGTCTGAATATGCCAATGCAAAGTTTCGAAGTATTGCCAAGCCGCTTTTGGAGATTCTCGGCAGCATACCTACAGTTGTTTACGGTTTTTTTGCAGTCCTTATTGTTGCCCCGGCTATAAAGAATGCAGGAGATATCCTGGGCGTTTCCATCTCTTCGGCAAGTGCTTTGGCCGCAGGCGTCGTCATGGGCATTATGCTTATCCCCTTTGTTGGTTCTTTATCCGATGATATCATCAGCGCGGTCCCTCGATCCTTGCGCGAGGGTGCTTTAAGTCTTGGTTCTACCCAAAGTGAAACCATTATACATATTGTGTTGCCTGGCGCACTACCCGGCATTGTGGGTGTGGTTCTGCTGGCCGTGTCCCGAGCTATTGGGGAGACCATGATTGTTTTGATGGCTGCCGGCCTGTCAGCACACCTGACCGTTAATCCGTTCAAGGCAGTTACAACGATTACGGTGCAGATTGTCTCCTTGTTGGTTGGGGAACAGTCGTTTGACAGTCCTAAGACGCTGGCCGCCTTTGCCCTTGGACTTTTTTTATTTGTTATTACATTGATTTTAAACGTGGTTGCCTTGATGGTGGTCAAAAAATACAAGACGCATTATGAATAA
- a CDS encoding ABC transporter substrate-binding protein: MKTIRTRVFFAFMFSAMFVFTQQTLASDASSATQALQAKIDLILDVLKTPQLKGEEKKEVRRQKIRDIVLHSFDFGRMAQSSLGKYWRGRTQEEKQDFTVRFQRLIENTYISKLETYTNEKVVYLNEQRKTKKNREYAKVQTQIITADGTEIPIAYMMYRQGTAPWLVFDINIEGVSMVNNYRSQFGEFLGRNSFSQLLKDIEEKNNSK, encoded by the coding sequence ATGAAAACAATCAGAACACGGGTTTTCTTTGCATTCATGTTTTCTGCAATGTTTGTGTTTACCCAGCAGACCTTAGCTTCCGACGCCTCTTCAGCTACACAGGCACTCCAGGCTAAAATTGACCTGATCCTGGATGTGCTTAAAACACCACAATTAAAAGGGGAAGAGAAAAAAGAGGTCCGCCGGCAAAAAATCCGTGACATTGTCCTGCATAGTTTTGATTTTGGTCGCATGGCCCAGTCCAGTCTGGGTAAGTATTGGAGAGGACGAACCCAGGAAGAAAAGCAGGATTTTACAGTCCGGTTCCAGCGTCTGATTGAAAACACCTATATTTCAAAGCTCGAAACCTATACCAATGAAAAGGTGGTCTACCTTAATGAGCAGCGTAAAACGAAAAAGAATCGGGAATACGCAAAAGTTCAAACTCAGATTATTACCGCCGATGGTACTGAAATTCCCATTGCCTACATGATGTACAGGCAGGGCACAGCCCCTTGGCTGGTGTTTGATATCAATATCGAAGGGGTGAGTATGGTAAATAATTACCGCTCCCAGTTTGGTGAATTCCTTGGACGAAATTCGTTTTCACAACTTCTTAAAGATATAGAGGAAAAAAATAATTCCAAATAG
- the rnhA gene encoding ribonuclease HI: MFLYIPFLCPYILSMKFYAVAKGRKTGIFTSWPEAERQVKGFAGARFKSFKTKQEALSFIENPSYTKGVSSAKNCEKSPKSKNGQHQAANYEYPENAVMVFTDGGAIGNPGPGGYGVVFETGETFSGGFNLTTNNRMELLAVIVALEALEGENRPICLHSDSRYVVNGITKNWAKAWKRRGWKKSDGSSAMNPDLWDRLLDLLQNLDVRFIWVKGHAGNPLNEKCDHLANSTARMPGLPDDTGYLKSRINSA; the protein is encoded by the coding sequence ATGTTTCTTTACATTCCTTTTCTTTGCCCTTATATTCTATCCATGAAGTTCTACGCAGTGGCCAAGGGCCGAAAAACAGGTATATTCACGTCATGGCCCGAGGCCGAGCGCCAGGTAAAAGGCTTTGCAGGCGCCAGATTCAAAAGTTTTAAAACAAAGCAGGAAGCTTTATCCTTTATTGAGAATCCGTCCTACACAAAGGGTGTGTCTTCAGCTAAAAATTGTGAGAAGTCCCCAAAAAGTAAAAACGGACAGCACCAGGCGGCCAATTATGAATACCCGGAAAATGCCGTCATGGTATTCACGGACGGCGGCGCCATTGGCAATCCGGGTCCAGGTGGGTATGGTGTAGTCTTTGAAACTGGGGAAACATTTTCAGGTGGGTTTAATCTGACCACCAACAATCGCATGGAACTTCTGGCAGTTATTGTGGCCCTTGAAGCGCTTGAAGGGGAGAACCGTCCCATCTGCCTGCATTCAGATTCCAGATACGTTGTCAACGGTATTACCAAAAACTGGGCAAAGGCATGGAAACGCAGGGGCTGGAAAAAATCCGACGGATCCAGTGCCATGAATCCCGATTTGTGGGATCGTCTTCTGGATCTTTTGCAAAACCTTGATGTCCGGTTCATCTGGGTAAAAGGCCATGCCGGCAACCCCTTGAACGAAAAATGCGATCACCTTGCCAATTCAACAGCACGTATGCCAGGCCTGCCGGACGACACAGGGTACCTGAAAAGCCGGATAAACAGTGCATAG
- a CDS encoding HDOD domain-containing protein produces the protein MTGNEKRSGEKTIANAIALDILNSKFKIPPMPANGPKLMSIARKPIDQINIDDFVRIIDSDPGLLSLILQMANSSYFRGVDEICSLRSAIVRLGLRETIDAANLYFFQRMFPKIPEIEGFKIQEYWAFSWACAIAARRLGHPNLGLNVNPGELYIAGLLHGIGKLILAILYPFEFSKCIETAARLKKPLHAVELDEFGTADTNIGSRVLQIWHIPSRICTGIEYHPNPDLAPEKERGIAASLQYAYAVASMSGIGKTGDGSITPLESTWIAGQSELPLSKNEVQETVVTEIQASLEEKSESFTGIAPEKHETVSELESRTPQHQHINNKKDSVPPKLKTTGGGSSKKGFFSWIRSLFN, from the coding sequence ATGACGGGCAATGAGAAAAGATCGGGAGAAAAAACCATCGCCAATGCCATCGCATTGGACATTCTAAATTCTAAATTCAAGATTCCTCCCATGCCGGCCAATGGACCCAAACTGATGTCCATCGCCAGAAAACCAATTGACCAAATAAATATCGATGATTTCGTAAGGATTATTGATTCGGATCCAGGGCTCTTATCCTTGATTCTTCAAATGGCAAATTCCAGCTATTTTAGGGGCGTTGATGAGATTTGCAGTTTGCGGTCAGCCATTGTCCGTCTCGGACTTCGAGAGACCATTGATGCTGCGAATCTCTATTTTTTTCAGCGTATGTTTCCAAAAATTCCAGAAATAGAGGGATTTAAAATTCAAGAGTATTGGGCTTTTTCTTGGGCCTGCGCCATTGCGGCAAGACGATTGGGGCATCCAAACCTGGGCCTGAATGTCAATCCGGGTGAACTTTATATTGCAGGATTGCTTCATGGTATAGGAAAATTGATTTTAGCGATTCTGTATCCGTTTGAATTTTCAAAATGTATTGAAACCGCGGCACGGTTAAAAAAACCTCTCCATGCTGTGGAATTGGATGAATTTGGAACTGCAGACACCAATATCGGCTCAAGAGTGTTGCAGATTTGGCATATCCCTTCCCGGATTTGTACGGGTATTGAGTATCACCCGAATCCAGACCTGGCACCGGAAAAGGAGAGGGGTATTGCGGCATCACTTCAGTACGCTTATGCTGTTGCCTCAATGTCGGGTATTGGAAAAACCGGCGATGGTAGTATCACACCTCTTGAATCCACATGGATTGCCGGGCAATCGGAATTACCATTGTCCAAAAATGAAGTTCAGGAAACGGTTGTAACGGAGATCCAGGCTTCCTTAGAAGAGAAATCTGAAAGTTTTACGGGTATTGCACCCGAAAAACATGAGACGGTATCGGAGCTTGAAAGTAGGACTCCTCAGCACCAACATATTAACAACAAAAAAGATTCAGTACCGCCCAAGCTGAAAACAACTGGTGGCGGTTCATCTAAAAAGGGCTTTTTTTCCTGGATACGTTCATTGTTTAATTAA
- a CDS encoding tetratricopeptide repeat protein, with amino-acid sequence MPYKQNKCLRSMLKDIGFMNRTAMAAGNAGKFDTAFKNMKQALALTGTLNNKDCLMAKLLNNQGNLYTMSGEWDKALLSYEQSMSIVTEHYGTDNILYKTLQKNLVYLLTLDVAAA; translated from the coding sequence ATGCCTTATAAACAAAATAAATGTTTACGATCTATGCTCAAGGACATTGGTTTTATGAACCGAACAGCCATGGCAGCCGGAAATGCCGGAAAGTTTGATACGGCCTTTAAAAACATGAAACAGGCCCTGGCTTTAACCGGTACGCTGAATAATAAGGATTGCCTTATGGCAAAGCTTTTAAACAACCAGGGTAATTTGTACACTATGTCCGGAGAATGGGATAAAGCGCTACTGTCCTATGAGCAGTCAATGTCTATTGTGACCGAGCATTACGGTACCGATAATATTCTTTATAAAACCCTTCAAAAAAATCTGGTGTATCTTTTAACACTGGACGTCGCAGCCGCCTGA
- a CDS encoding flavodoxin produces the protein MSTALIVYGSTTGNTESVADTISTDLSKADYTTKRINVSDVGVDILNEAFDLYLLGSSTWGEDEIEFQEDFAPFYENMNGDLNLTGKKFAVFGCGDSSYEYFCGAVDALEERLVKLGGTLVCESLRIDGEPEESEINEWTQDVINAL, from the coding sequence ATGAGTACTGCGCTGATTGTTTACGGATCGACCACCGGTAATACCGAATCTGTTGCGGATACCATTTCAACTGATCTGTCCAAGGCTGATTACACAACCAAGCGGATCAATGTGTCTGATGTTGGTGTGGATATCCTTAACGAGGCGTTTGATTTGTACCTGCTTGGCAGTTCCACCTGGGGAGAAGATGAAATCGAATTCCAGGAAGATTTTGCGCCTTTTTATGAAAATATGAATGGGGACTTAAACCTAACAGGTAAGAAATTTGCCGTATTCGGGTGCGGAGATTCATCCTATGAATATTTTTGCGGCGCAGTGGATGCCCTTGAGGAGCGCTTGGTAAAACTTGGGGGCACCCTCGTATGTGAGTCCCTTAGAATCGACGGGGAACCTGAAGAGTCAGAAATCAATGAGTGGACACAGGATGTGATAAATGCCTTATAA
- a CDS encoding NAD(P)H-dependent glycerol-3-phosphate dehydrogenase, whose protein sequence is MDIMNTKIGVVGAGAWGTALAKMLADKGFTLDHWVFEPEVKEEITLHRENKTFLPGFNLPQELVPTNDLEKAVSGKDLVLMVVPSHCMRAVATQMKPFVSPGTVLVSASKGIENKTHMTMTDILTEIIDFLPDHNFGVLSGPSFAKEVAAGVPTVVAAAAVKNEVAEFIQKVFSGPNFRVYVNHDIVGTQIGGAMKNVIAIAAGACDGMNMGLNPRAALITRGLTEMNRLGTRLGADPLTLSGLAGVGDLLLTCTGFLSRNYTVGKQIGQGKCLDDIISEMRMVAEGVKTTRSVYNMSKKLDVDLPICSEVYSVLFENSPVKRTVERLMGRSLKHELAGVI, encoded by the coding sequence ATGGATATCATGAATACGAAAATCGGCGTTGTCGGAGCAGGTGCCTGGGGAACAGCACTTGCAAAAATGCTTGCGGATAAGGGGTTTACCTTGGATCACTGGGTTTTTGAACCCGAGGTGAAAGAGGAAATTACCCTCCACCGGGAAAACAAAACTTTTTTACCCGGATTCAATCTGCCCCAGGAGCTTGTACCCACAAATGACCTTGAAAAGGCTGTGTCCGGAAAAGATCTTGTGCTCATGGTGGTGCCTTCCCATTGTATGCGGGCTGTGGCCACACAGATGAAACCGTTTGTCTCCCCGGGTACGGTTCTGGTCAGTGCCTCTAAGGGGATCGAAAATAAGACCCACATGACCATGACCGATATTCTGACCGAAATTATTGATTTTTTGCCCGACCATAATTTCGGCGTGCTGTCAGGCCCAAGCTTTGCCAAGGAAGTGGCTGCCGGCGTACCAACGGTAGTGGCCGCGGCTGCAGTGAAAAATGAGGTAGCCGAATTCATTCAGAAGGTGTTTTCCGGGCCTAATTTCCGGGTCTACGTTAACCATGATATTGTCGGTACCCAGATCGGCGGGGCCATGAAAAATGTTATCGCCATTGCGGCAGGTGCCTGTGATGGAATGAATATGGGACTTAACCCCAGGGCTGCTTTGATCACCCGGGGGTTGACGGAAATGAACCGCTTGGGCACCCGTCTGGGTGCAGATCCCTTAACCCTTTCCGGGTTGGCCGGGGTTGGTGATCTTTTGTTGACCTGCACAGGGTTTCTGAGCAGAAATTATACGGTCGGCAAACAGATCGGGCAGGGCAAGTGCCTGGATGATATTATTTCTGAAATGCGCATGGTGGCTGAAGGTGTAAAAACGACACGGTCCGTTTATAACATGTCAAAAAAACTTGATGTCGATCTGCCTATCTGTTCTGAAGTATATTCTGTCCTGTTTGAGAACAGCCCTGTGAAAAGAACCGTAGAACGGTTGATGGGCCGTTCCCTGAAACACGAACTGGCAGGCGTGATCTGA
- a CDS encoding BatD family protein, producing MTKTGNLTMMNPRRFHWVGWAIAALLFCLPCTAFAFTATAQVDQTRITPQDVVSLQVIVDGGEADVDISSISGFQVNPAGTQSSRSYINGTWSHKVIYRYMLIPLKSGVLTIPPITCIREGESVLTREIKILVTESSAQTDDKGDFFAEASLSNDDIVPGQQAVYTLKLCAAKRIKGASFDPPEFKGLTAKQVADWSKYTRTINGRAFMVNEAKYLVQADTPGQFTISPAIFVAQVPVQRARQRDPFNSMFNDSFFRDSFFDTTSAKPVRVVSNPVDLQVSALPKYSGNQPFSGLVGKFLISTELDKNTVKTGESVTLTVMIKGTGNVMDAAMPPLNLDTAKFKVYEDTPVQDVQVTELGFEGYKVFKQALIPSVPGKAVIPGLSLVFFDTGSKTYKTVTTTPLTLDVQPGGPVSVVDRGPASNTGAGTPASVIPKIKKTEVKLQNRDILDIKEDIAGIHSHPSLSMSWFAFLVCLPALGFGAASTAMRLGAREKSLKDQYREKALVSLKKARKTSPDDPGFLPGLSSALTYAVLARGDKGGESLTRDEARQILSQSGRDQDTVNQVTQLMDTMDAARFGGKTMDEKTAQHCLAQVSSLIRTLTIVVCVGISLFVFRGAGLAAQDIQNTETTIETAVPKQVHPAKDKAGVLVDAVRAYKAGDYAAAAVQFESIAKTQVNNPDLFYNTGNAYLKAKDLGRAILWYERAKKLAPADPDLKFNLAYAQSLLKDKKEAGFSFSDILYFWQGLVSLKWLQYASIALSFCFFIWATSQKIRGRQIFSGIGIFICLVFAGTTLAAGLEYNRIHSNEKAVIIAEQADIRSGTMENATLLFDLHAGTQVRVLKKKVNYIKIRFAKDKVGWVARKDAEII from the coding sequence ATGACAAAGACTGGTAATCTTACAATGATGAACCCAAGGCGTTTTCATTGGGTCGGCTGGGCAATTGCAGCACTGCTTTTTTGTTTGCCTTGCACGGCCTTTGCCTTTACCGCCACAGCCCAGGTGGACCAGACCCGTATTACCCCCCAGGATGTTGTGTCCTTGCAAGTGATTGTAGATGGCGGTGAGGCTGATGTGGATATCTCTTCCATAAGCGGATTTCAGGTAAATCCGGCCGGTACCCAGTCAAGCAGAAGCTATATCAACGGCACATGGAGCCATAAGGTGATATACCGGTATATGCTGATTCCTTTAAAATCCGGTGTGTTGACCATTCCGCCCATCACCTGTATCCGGGAAGGTGAATCCGTTTTAACCAGGGAAATCAAAATCTTGGTGACGGAATCTTCGGCGCAGACTGATGATAAAGGCGATTTTTTTGCCGAAGCATCCCTGAGTAACGATGACATCGTGCCGGGCCAGCAGGCTGTATATACCCTGAAATTGTGTGCGGCCAAGCGGATAAAGGGTGCTTCCTTTGATCCGCCTGAGTTTAAAGGCCTGACAGCCAAGCAGGTGGCGGACTGGTCCAAATATACCCGGACCATCAATGGACGGGCCTTTATGGTGAATGAGGCAAAGTATCTGGTCCAGGCGGACACGCCCGGACAGTTTACCATTTCCCCTGCTATTTTCGTGGCCCAGGTGCCCGTGCAGCGGGCCAGGCAACGCGATCCCTTTAATTCAATGTTCAATGACTCATTTTTCCGGGATTCCTTTTTTGATACAACTTCGGCAAAGCCGGTGCGCGTGGTGTCTAATCCCGTGGATTTGCAGGTCTCTGCTTTACCAAAATATAGCGGCAATCAGCCCTTTTCAGGCCTAGTGGGGAAATTTTTAATATCAACTGAACTGGATAAAAATACGGTAAAAACGGGTGAATCCGTTACATTGACGGTTATGATCAAAGGGACTGGAAATGTTATGGATGCGGCAATGCCCCCCCTGAACCTGGATACGGCCAAATTCAAGGTGTATGAAGATACACCGGTCCAGGATGTACAAGTCACTGAACTGGGATTTGAAGGGTACAAAGTATTTAAGCAGGCTTTAATCCCTTCCGTACCCGGCAAGGCAGTTATCCCGGGACTTTCCCTGGTATTTTTTGATACAGGTTCCAAGACGTATAAGACCGTTACCACAACGCCTTTAACCCTTGACGTTCAACCGGGCGGTCCAGTGAGTGTTGTGGATAGGGGGCCTGCCTCAAATACGGGGGCAGGAACGCCGGCGTCGGTCATTCCCAAGATCAAAAAAACCGAGGTAAAGCTTCAAAATAGAGATATTCTGGATATTAAAGAAGATATTGCAGGCATCCATTCACACCCCAGCCTTTCCATGTCCTGGTTTGCCTTTCTGGTCTGCCTGCCGGCGTTAGGTTTTGGGGCGGCAAGCACGGCCATGCGTTTAGGTGCCAGAGAAAAATCGTTAAAAGATCAATACCGTGAAAAGGCATTAGTTTCTTTGAAAAAGGCACGTAAAACATCTCCAGACGATCCAGGCTTTTTGCCGGGCCTGTCTTCGGCGCTTACCTATGCCGTTTTAGCCCGGGGGGATAAGGGGGGAGAAAGCCTGACCCGAGATGAGGCGCGGCAGATTCTATCCCAAAGTGGCAGGGACCAGGATACCGTAAATCAGGTGACCCAGTTGATGGACACCATGGATGCAGCCCGTTTCGGTGGAAAGACCATGGATGAAAAGACAGCTCAACATTGTCTTGCCCAGGTGTCATCCCTGATCCGTACGCTTACGATCGTGGTGTGTGTGGGAATATCCCTGTTTGTGTTCAGGGGGGCAGGCCTGGCTGCTCAAGATATCCAGAATACCGAAACTACTATTGAGACCGCCGTCCCGAAACAGGTTCACCCGGCAAAGGACAAAGCCGGGGTGCTCGTGGATGCAGTGCGCGCTTATAAAGCCGGAGATTACGCCGCTGCTGCCGTACAATTTGAATCCATTGCCAAAACCCAGGTGAACAATCCCGATCTTTTTTATAATACCGGCAATGCATATTTGAAAGCCAAGGATTTAGGCCGGGCCATCCTCTGGTATGAGCGGGCAAAAAAGCTTGCACCGGCAGATCCGGATTTAAAATTTAATCTGGCTTATGCCCAAAGCCTTTTGAAAGATAAAAAAGAGGCGGGATTCTCCTTTTCCGACATTCTTTATTTTTGGCAAGGGCTTGTTTCTTTGAAATGGCTTCAATATGCTTCAATTGCACTCTCTTTTTGTTTTTTTATCTGGGCAACGTCGCAAAAGATTCGGGGCAGACAGATTTTTTCGGGTATCGGTATTTTTATCTGCCTGGTTTTTGCCGGAACAACCCTGGCTGCGGGTCTTGAATACAATCGGATTCATTCAAACGAAAAGGCTGTTATTATAGCTGAACAGGCTGATATCCGTTCCGGAACCATGGAAAACGCCACCCTTTTATTTGATCTGCATGCCGGTACCCAGGTACGGGTGCTGAAAAAAAAAGTCAATTACATAAAAATTCGTTTTGCCAAAGATAAGGTGGGGTGGGTGGCACGCAAAGATGCAGAAATAATATAG
- a CDS encoding VWA domain-containing protein, producing MKFDHPNILFFLWGLVPLAGLLVYGISRHKKILARYAQAAMFDHILPGFSYGPKWTKAVLAVLATGFAVVALAGPLAGYRWEKTTQKGVDIMVALDCSRSMLAQDVSPTRLTRAKREIIDLTRLMHSDRAGLVAFSGAAVLQCPLTLDYNAFGIFLDALNPDYLPVGGTDLTAALETCYNGFDPESTAGKAIILITDGEDTAGDEAALTKVVEKFAKEKIRIFAIGVGDPAGAPIPAKGGGFKKDSSGNIILSKVDETMLKKITAMTQGRYVRSVAGDMDLEQIYSGDILGTMERKELTQGRKKVWEKRFQWFLLPCVLLLITELLFPQGSGRKRGVKGGRSLICLAIAMGLMSPGIARAGLWTSPVKQGMQAWENKQFQQAKKHFIDAQLKNPDDPRLYYNIGAAAYAAGEYDLAESNFAQAVNAKDRELKHNALYNLANTRYRKNHLDKAIEDYQNLLKEFPDDAQAKENLEFVKKKLEAQKQQQQDQKNQDHQNQDKKNQDQKDQKDQNKQDQNQDQENKVKPNKDQGDQEQKDQSQKQDQGQDQKQGQKNQGDKAEQDNPEKNVLQPNQPQTDQAKTDQHQDMPEEKSQAQPAQAAKAGQGEKGQDNIVPAQSKMLENRLNRLEDKPGMALIPQTGARNNDKDW from the coding sequence ATGAAATTTGATCATCCAAATATTTTGTTTTTTTTGTGGGGCCTTGTCCCCCTGGCAGGATTGCTGGTTTACGGCATTTCCCGACATAAAAAGATCCTTGCACGGTATGCGCAAGCCGCCATGTTTGATCATATCCTGCCCGGGTTCTCCTATGGCCCAAAGTGGACTAAAGCGGTTTTGGCCGTACTTGCCACAGGATTTGCCGTGGTGGCTCTGGCCGGACCTTTGGCTGGATATCGCTGGGAAAAAACCACCCAGAAAGGGGTGGATATCATGGTCGCTTTAGACTGTTCACGCAGTATGCTGGCCCAGGATGTTTCTCCCACACGGTTGACCCGGGCCAAGCGGGAGATTATTGACCTGACCCGGTTGATGCATTCGGACCGGGCAGGACTTGTGGCCTTTTCGGGCGCTGCAGTCCTGCAATGCCCGTTAACCCTTGATTATAATGCATTCGGAATTTTCCTGGATGCTCTGAACCCGGATTATCTGCCTGTGGGAGGTACGGATTTGACGGCAGCTCTTGAAACCTGTTACAACGGTTTTGATCCCGAATCCACTGCAGGTAAAGCCATCATTCTCATCACCGATGGTGAAGATACAGCCGGGGATGAAGCTGCTTTGACCAAGGTGGTGGAAAAATTTGCAAAAGAGAAAATTCGAATTTTCGCTATTGGGGTAGGGGATCCTGCCGGCGCCCCAATTCCGGCCAAAGGTGGTGGGTTTAAAAAAGATAGTTCAGGCAATATTATTTTGTCAAAAGTGGATGAAACCATGCTTAAAAAAATAACTGCCATGACCCAGGGACGATATGTACGGTCCGTGGCCGGGGATATGGATCTTGAGCAGATCTATTCAGGGGATATTCTGGGCACCATGGAGCGAAAAGAGCTGACCCAGGGCCGCAAAAAGGTTTGGGAAAAACGGTTCCAGTGGTTTTTGCTTCCCTGTGTTCTTTTGCTGATAACCGAATTGCTTTTTCCCCAGGGTTCCGGCAGGAAACGCGGTGTTAAAGGCGGGCGCTCTTTGATTTGTCTGGCCATTGCCATGGGCCTTATGTCACCGGGAATCGCTAGGGCCGGATTGTGGACTTCTCCGGTGAAACAGGGTATGCAGGCCTGGGAGAACAAACAATTCCAGCAGGCAAAAAAACATTTTATCGATGCCCAGCTTAAAAATCCGGATGACCCGCGTCTCTATTACAATATCGGTGCGGCTGCCTATGCTGCCGGTGAATATGACCTGGCGGAATCTAATTTTGCCCAGGCGGTGAATGCAAAGGACAGGGAACTTAAACACAATGCCCTGTATAATCTTGCCAACACCCGTTACCGTAAAAATCACTTGGATAAGGCCATTGAGGATTATCAGAACCTGCTCAAGGAATTTCCCGATGATGCCCAGGCCAAAGAAAATCTTGAATTTGTAAAGAAAAAGCTTGAAGCACAGAAACAGCAGCAGCAAGATCAAAAAAACCAAGACCATCAAAATCAAGATAAAAAAAATCAAGATCAGAAAGATCAGAAAGATCAGAATAAACAAGACCAAAATCAGGACCAAGAAAATAAGGTCAAGCCAAATAAGGATCAGGGGGATCAGGAGCAAAAAGATCAGTCTCAAAAACAAGACCAGGGACAGGATCAAAAACAGGGACAGAAGAATCAGGGGGATAAAGCAGAGCAAGATAACCCTGAAAAAAATGTACTGCAGCCCAATCAGCCCCAAACGGACCAGGCCAAAACGGATCAGCATCAGGATATGCCCGAAGAGAAGTCCCAGGCCCAACCTGCCCAGGCAGCAAAAGCCGGCCAAGGGGAAAAAGGACAAGATAACATTGTGCCGGCACAGTCTAAAATGCTTGAAAATCGTCTAAACCGCCTGGAGGATAAACCCGGCATGGCCTTGATTCCACAAACCGGAGCACGGAACAATGACAAAGACTGGTAA